The Radiobacillus deserti genomic interval CGCCCGTACCAAGTTGTTCTCGAAGGAGATTTTCTCTTTCTACAAGGAAAATATCTTTTTTGATTTTTTCCTTCTTTTTCTTCTCCTGAGGTGCATTTTCATTTAATGAAGTAATGAGCTGTTCAACTTGTCTAACATTTAATCCTTCTTTTCTTATCTTTTCAACCACTTTTTCTATCTTAGATTTATCTTTTAATCCTAGTAAAGCTCTTCCATGTCCCATAGATAGTTCTCCACTATTGATTAAAGCACTTACTTGGTCTGGTAAGGTTAACAAACGCACTAGATTTGCGATATGGGGTCTACTTTTCCCTAACCTTTTTGCCAATTCTTCTTGTGTTACGTTTAATTCTTTCATTAGATTAGAGTATGCATAGGCTTCTTCAATAGGTGTTAAATCCTCCCTTTGAAGATTTTCTAACAATGCCAACTCCATCATATTCTCGTCCGTCAAATCTTTTACAATGACAGGAATTTTTTCTAGTCCAGCTTCTTTAGATGCACGGAATCTTCTTTCTCCAACGACAATTTCGTAGCCTTTAATGCTTTTTCTTACGATTAAAGGTTGTAGTATTCCATGCTGTAAAATGGATTCCTTTAATTCTTCAATCGCGTCAGCATGAAAGGTTTTTCTCGGTTGATATGGATTTGGACGACATTCCTTAACAGAAACTTCTTGAACCAATTCTTCATCAACGGATTCTAGTTCAGGAAAAAAAGCATTAATACCTTTCCCCAACCCTCTCGCTACCATTGGCGATCACTTCCTTTGCTAATTCAAGATATACTTCGGCACCGCGGGATTTTGGATCATACAAAATGATAGGTTGTCCGTGACTTGGTGCTTCTCCTAGACGAATGTTTCTTGGAATGATAGATTGATAGACTTTATCTTGGAAATATTTCTTCACTTCTTCAATCACTTGAATCCCAAGATTTGTTCTTGCATCTAACATCGTTAACAGGACACCTTCTATCATCAGTTGTTTATTGAGGTGTTTTTGAACTAATCTAATTGTGTTAAGTAATTGGCTTAACCCTTCTAATGCATAATACTCACACTGTACAGGTATCAATACTGTGTCAGCAGCTGTTAAAGAATTAATAGTGAGTAACCCAAGTGAAGGAGGACAATCAATAATAATAAATTCATAGTTGTCTTTTATACTATCAATTGCTTTTTTCAAGCGTACTTCACGGGAAATCGTAGGCACTAATTCTATTTCAGCACCTGCTAATTGGATAGTAGCAGGGATAATATCTAAATTTTCTACGGATGTAGGAACACACACTTTCTCAGCTTCTAAGTCCTCAACTAAGACATTGTAGATACATTGGTCCATGTCAGCTTTATTTATTCCTACCCCACTGGTTGCATTTCCTTGTGGGTCAA includes:
- a CDS encoding ParB/RepB/Spo0J family partition protein — encoded protein: MVARGLGKGINAFFPELESVDEELVQEVSVKECRPNPYQPRKTFHADAIEELKESILQHGILQPLIVRKSIKGYEIVVGERRFRASKEAGLEKIPVIVKDLTDENMMELALLENLQREDLTPIEEAYAYSNLMKELNVTQEELAKRLGKSRPHIANLVRLLTLPDQVSALINSGELSMGHGRALLGLKDKSKIEKVVEKIRKEGLNVRQVEQLITSLNENAPQEKKKKEKIKKDIFLVERENLLREQLGTGVTIHKGKRKGKIEIEFFSDEDLERILDLFHS
- a CDS encoding ParA family protein, encoding MGKVIAIANQKGGVGKTTSAVNLSSCLAYLNHKVLLVDIDPQGNATSGVGINKADMDQCIYNVLVEDLEAEKVCVPTSVENLDIIPATIQLAGAEIELVPTISREVRLKKAIDSIKDNYEFIIIDCPPSLGLLTINSLTAADTVLIPVQCEYYALEGLSQLLNTIRLVQKHLNKQLMIEGVLLTMLDARTNLGIQVIEEVKKYFQDKVYQSIIPRNIRLGEAPSHGQPIILYDPKSRGAEVYLELAKEVIANGSERVGERY